The proteins below are encoded in one region of Pseudomonas putida NBRC 14164:
- the dnaB gene encoding replicative DNA helicase produces MNEITTSEQLDLQTAALKVPPHSIEAEQAVLGGLMLDNNAWERVLDQVSDGDFYRHDHRLIYRAIHKLVDLNHPFDVVTLHEQLDKEGVSSQVGGLAYLAELAKNTPSVANIKAYAAIIRERATLRQLISISTDIADNAFNPQGRNAEEILDDAERQIFQIAEARPKTGGPVGVNELLTKAIDRIDTLFNSDSEITGVSTGYTDLDEKTSGLQPADLIIVAGRPSMGKTTFAMNLVENAVLRSDKAVLVFSLEMPGESLIMRMLSSLGRIDQTKVRSGQLDDDDWPRLTSAVNLLNDRKLFIDDTAGISPSEMRSRTRRLAREHGEIGLIMVDYLQLMQIPGSGGDNRTNEISEISRSLKALAKEFNCPVVALSQLNRSLEQRPNKRPINSDLRESGAIEQDADVIMFVYRDEVYHPETEHKGIAEIIIGKQRNGPIGFVRLAFIGKYTRFENLAPGMYNFDDDE; encoded by the coding sequence ATGAACGAGATCACAACCTCCGAACAGCTTGACCTGCAAACCGCCGCCCTGAAGGTGCCGCCGCATTCCATCGAGGCCGAACAGGCCGTGCTCGGTGGCCTGATGCTGGACAACAACGCCTGGGAGCGGGTGCTGGATCAGGTTTCGGATGGCGATTTCTACCGGCATGACCATCGCCTGATCTACCGTGCCATCCATAAGCTGGTGGACCTTAACCACCCGTTCGACGTGGTCACGTTGCACGAGCAGTTGGACAAGGAAGGCGTTTCGTCGCAGGTCGGCGGCCTGGCTTACTTGGCGGAGCTGGCCAAGAACACGCCATCGGTGGCCAACATCAAGGCCTACGCCGCGATCATTCGCGAGCGCGCCACGCTGCGCCAGCTGATCAGCATCAGCACCGATATTGCCGACAACGCCTTCAACCCCCAAGGTCGCAACGCCGAGGAAATTCTCGACGACGCCGAACGGCAGATTTTCCAGATTGCCGAGGCGCGGCCAAAGACCGGCGGCCCGGTAGGCGTCAACGAGCTGTTGACCAAGGCCATCGACCGCATCGATACGCTGTTCAACTCTGACAGCGAAATTACCGGTGTTTCCACCGGTTACACCGACCTGGACGAGAAGACCAGCGGCCTGCAGCCGGCGGACTTGATCATTGTCGCCGGCCGACCCTCGATGGGTAAGACCACGTTTGCCATGAACCTGGTCGAGAATGCCGTGCTGCGCAGCGACAAGGCTGTGCTGGTGTTCTCCCTCGAGATGCCAGGTGAATCGCTGATCATGCGTATGCTCTCGTCCTTGGGCCGTATTGACCAGACCAAGGTGCGTTCTGGCCAGCTGGACGACGACGACTGGCCGCGCCTGACTTCGGCAGTCAACCTGCTCAACGACCGCAAGCTGTTCATCGACGATACAGCGGGCATCAGCCCTTCGGAAATGCGTTCGCGGACTCGCCGCCTGGCGCGTGAGCACGGCGAAATCGGCCTGATCATGGTCGACTACCTGCAGTTGATGCAGATTCCAGGTTCCGGTGGTGATAATCGGACCAACGAAATTTCCGAGATTTCTCGCTCCCTCAAGGCCCTTGCCAAAGAGTTCAACTGCCCGGTCGTAGCACTGTCCCAGCTGAACCGCTCCCTTGAGCAACGGCCAAACAAGCGCCCGATCAACTCCGACTTGCGTGAGTCCGGTGCAATCGAGCAGGACGCCGACGTGATCATGTTCGTCTACCGTGACGAGGTGTATCACCCGGAGACCGAGCACAAGGGCATTGCCGAAATCATCATCGGCAAACAGCGTAACGGCCCCATCGGCTTTGTACGCCTGGCGTTTATTGGTAAGTACACCCGCTTCGAAAACTTGGCGCCGGGGATGTACAACTTTGATGATGATGAGTGA
- a CDS encoding DUF3077 domain-containing protein has translation MTTEDTQFTVGKTTFYQGENGTHPLFRIEPGIPCRNAREQSSELMGYLRELTITGLMDEKPMMIWAAHYLSAMAKALMDDAELGMKQ, from the coding sequence ATGACAACAGAAGACACCCAATTCACCGTCGGTAAGACCACGTTCTATCAAGGCGAAAATGGCACCCACCCGTTGTTCCGCATTGAGCCGGGTATCCCGTGCCGAAACGCCCGCGAGCAGTCTTCGGAGTTGATGGGGTATTTGCGCGAACTGACCATCACCGGGTTGATGGATGAGAAGCCGATGATGATCTGGGCTGCCCATTACCTGAGTGCGATGGCCAAGGCGCTGATGGATGATGCTGAGTTGGGGATGAAGCAGTGA
- a CDS encoding YgiQ family radical SAM protein encodes MQAAKPLYDYPKYWAECFGPAPFLPMSRQEMDLLGWDSCDIIIVTGDAYVDHPSFGMAIIGRLLEAQGFRVGIIAQPNWQSKDDFMKLGEPNLFFGVAAGNMDSMINRYTADKKIRSDDAYTPGGLAGSRPDRASLVYSQRCKEAYKHVPIVLGGIEASLRRIAHYDYWQDKVRHSILIDASADILLFGNAERAVVEVAQRLASGETIESITDIRGTAFVRRDTPQGWFEIDSTRIDRPGRVDKIINPYVNTQDTQACAIEQAKGDQEDPNEAKVVQILDSPSVTREKSVIRLPSFEKVRNDPVLYAHANRVLHLETNPGNARALVQKHGEVDVWFNPPPIPMTTEEMDYVFGMPYARVPHPAYGKERIPAYEMIRFSVNIMRGCFGGCTFCSITEHEGRIIQNRSHESILHEIEEMRDKVPGFTGVVSDLGGPTANMYRIACKSHEIEKHCRKPSCVFPGICENLNTDHSSLIELYRKARALPGVKKILIASGLRYDLAVESPEYVKELVTHHVGGYLKIAPEHTERGPLDKMMKPGIGSYDRFKRMFEKYSKEAGKEQYLIPYFIAAHPGTTDEDMMNLALWLKGNGFRADQVQAFYPSPMASATAMYHSGKNPLRKVTYKSEGVEIVKSDEQRRLHKAFLRYHDPKGWPMLREALERMGRADLIGPGKHQLIPLHQPQSDTYQSARRKNSTPAGSHKVGKEQKILTQHTGLPPRGSDGSKPWDKREKAKAEAFARNQQAAKERKEAAKGGKGNKKPRQPVIPR; translated from the coding sequence ATGCAAGCAGCCAAACCACTCTACGACTATCCCAAGTACTGGGCCGAATGCTTCGGGCCAGCACCTTTCCTGCCAATGAGCAGGCAGGAGATGGATCTGCTCGGCTGGGATTCCTGCGACATCATCATCGTGACCGGTGATGCCTACGTCGACCATCCGTCGTTCGGCATGGCCATCATCGGCCGCCTCCTGGAAGCCCAGGGCTTCCGCGTGGGCATCATCGCCCAGCCGAACTGGCAGTCGAAAGACGACTTCATGAAGCTTGGCGAGCCGAACCTGTTCTTCGGCGTGGCCGCAGGCAACATGGATTCGATGATCAACCGCTACACCGCAGACAAGAAGATCCGTTCTGACGACGCCTACACCCCAGGTGGCCTGGCCGGCAGCCGTCCGGACCGCGCCAGCCTGGTGTACAGCCAGCGCTGCAAGGAAGCCTACAAGCATGTGCCGATCGTACTCGGCGGCATCGAGGCTTCGCTGCGCCGCATCGCCCACTACGACTACTGGCAGGACAAGGTGCGTCACTCGATCCTGATCGACGCCAGCGCCGACATCCTGCTGTTCGGCAACGCCGAGCGTGCGGTGGTGGAAGTGGCCCAGCGCCTGGCCAGTGGCGAGACGATCGAGAGCATCACTGACATCCGCGGCACCGCGTTCGTGCGCCGTGATACCCCGCAGGGCTGGTTCGAGATCGACTCCACCCGCATCGACCGCCCGGGCCGCGTCGACAAGATCATCAACCCGTACGTAAACACCCAGGACACCCAGGCCTGCGCCATCGAGCAGGCCAAGGGCGACCAGGAAGACCCGAACGAAGCCAAGGTCGTGCAGATTCTCGACAGCCCGAGCGTGACCCGGGAAAAGTCGGTAATCCGCCTGCCGTCGTTCGAAAAAGTACGTAACGACCCGGTACTCTATGCCCACGCCAACCGCGTGCTGCACCTGGAGACCAATCCGGGTAACGCCCGCGCCCTGGTGCAGAAGCATGGCGAAGTGGATGTGTGGTTCAACCCGCCACCCATCCCCATGACCACCGAAGAAATGGACTACGTGTTCGGCATGCCCTACGCCCGTGTGCCACACCCGGCCTATGGCAAGGAGCGCATCCCGGCCTACGAGATGATCCGTTTCTCGGTGAACATCATGCGTGGCTGCTTTGGTGGCTGCACCTTCTGCTCGATCACCGAGCACGAAGGCCGCATCATCCAGAACCGCTCGCACGAGTCGATCCTGCACGAGATCGAAGAGATGCGCGACAAGGTGCCGGGCTTCACCGGCGTGGTCTCCGACCTTGGCGGGCCGACCGCCAACATGTACCGCATCGCCTGCAAGAGCCATGAAATCGAGAAGCACTGCCGCAAGCCGTCGTGCGTGTTCCCGGGTATCTGCGAAAACCTCAACACCGACCACAGCTCGCTGATCGAGCTGTACCGCAAGGCCCGTGCCCTGCCAGGTGTGAAGAAGATCCTGATCGCCTCGGGCCTGCGCTACGACCTGGCCGTGGAGTCGCCGGAGTACGTCAAGGAGCTGGTTACCCACCACGTGGGCGGCTACCTGAAGATTGCCCCGGAGCACACCGAGCGTGGCCCGCTGGACAAGATGATGAAGCCGGGTATCGGCTCGTACGACCGCTTCAAGCGTATGTTCGAGAAGTACTCGAAAGAGGCGGGCAAGGAGCAGTACCTGATCCCGTACTTCATCGCCGCGCACCCGGGCACCACCGACGAAGACATGATGAACCTGGCCCTGTGGCTGAAGGGTAACGGCTTCCGCGCTGACCAGGTGCAGGCGTTCTACCCGTCGCCGATGGCCTCGGCCACGGCCATGTACCACTCGGGCAAGAACCCGCTGCGCAAAGTGACCTACAAGAGTGAAGGGGTGGAGATCGTCAAGAGCGACGAGCAACGCCGCCTGCACAAGGCGTTCTTGCGCTACCACGACCCGAAGGGCTGGCCGATGCTGCGTGAAGCGCTGGAGCGTATGGGCCGCGCCGACCTGATTGGGCCGGGCAAGCACCAGCTGATCCCGCTGCACCAGCCGCAATCCGACACGTACCAGAGCGCGCGCCGCAAGAACTCGACGCCAGCGGGCAGCCACAAGGTGGGCAAGGAGCAGAAGATCCTGACCCAGCACACCGGCCTGCCACCGCGTGGCAGCGATGGCAGCAAGCCGTGGGACAAGCGTGAGAAGGCCAAGGCCGAGGCGTTTGCGCGTAACCAGCAGGCGGCCAAGGAGCGCAAGGAAGCAGCCAAGGGCGGCAAGGGCAACAAGAAGCCGCGCCAGCCAGTTATCCCACGCTAA
- the rplI gene encoding 50S ribosomal protein L9 — MELILLEKVANLGNLGDKVKVKAGYGRNFLLPFGKATVANAANLAAFEERRAELEKAAADRKSSAESRAAQLAELEVTITATAGDEGKLFGSIGTHDIADALTASGVEVAKAEVRLPNGTIRQVGEYDVAVHLHSDVEATVRVVVVAA, encoded by the coding sequence ATGGAACTGATCCTGCTGGAAAAAGTCGCTAACCTGGGCAACCTGGGCGACAAAGTAAAAGTTAAGGCTGGTTACGGCCGTAACTTCCTGCTGCCATTCGGCAAGGCCACCGTTGCCAACGCCGCCAACCTGGCTGCGTTCGAAGAGCGTCGCGCCGAGCTGGAAAAAGCAGCTGCTGACCGTAAATCGTCGGCTGAAAGCCGCGCTGCCCAACTGGCCGAGCTGGAAGTGACCATCACTGCCACCGCTGGCGACGAAGGCAAGCTGTTCGGTTCGATCGGCACCCACGACATCGCTGACGCCCTGACCGCCTCCGGCGTTGAAGTGGCCAAGGCTGAAGTTCGTCTGCCGAACGGCACCATCCGTCAGGTTGGCGAATACGACGTAGCCGTGCACCTGCACAGCGACGTTGAAGCCACCGTACGCGTGGTTGTCGTAGCTGCCTAA
- a CDS encoding branched-chain amino acid ABC transporter substrate-binding protein: MSQTFYKKGFLALAVATALGVSSYVQADVKIGVAGPMTGANAAFGEQYMKGAQAAADKINAAGGVNGEKIVLVKGDDACEPKQAVANRLADQDKVIGVVGHFCSSNTIPASEVYDEAGIIAITPGSTNPQVTERGLGAMFRMCGRDDQQGIVAGDYIVDVLKGKKVAVLHDKDTYGQGLADATKAQLEKRGVKPVLYEGLTRGEKDFSAVVTKIRSTGADVVYFGGLHPEAGPLVRQLREQGLKDVKFMSDDGIVTDELVSTAGGAQYVDGVYMTFGADPRLLPDSKAVVEEFRKAGTEPEGYTLYAYASLEALAAAFNGAKSNKGEDAAKWLKANPVKTVMGEKKWDSKGDLTVSDYVVYQWDKDGKYHQLEKQK; the protein is encoded by the coding sequence ATGTCGCAGACGTTTTACAAGAAAGGTTTCCTGGCTCTGGCCGTAGCTACGGCCCTAGGTGTTTCTTCGTATGTTCAGGCCGACGTCAAGATCGGTGTAGCGGGCCCGATGACCGGGGCTAACGCGGCGTTTGGCGAGCAGTACATGAAAGGTGCGCAGGCAGCGGCCGACAAGATCAACGCCGCCGGTGGCGTGAACGGCGAGAAAATCGTCCTGGTCAAAGGCGATGACGCCTGCGAACCGAAGCAGGCCGTGGCCAACCGCCTGGCCGATCAGGACAAGGTGATCGGCGTAGTGGGCCACTTCTGTTCTTCCAACACCATTCCGGCGTCCGAGGTGTATGACGAAGCGGGCATCATCGCCATTACCCCGGGCTCGACCAACCCACAGGTGACTGAGCGCGGCCTCGGCGCCATGTTCCGCATGTGCGGCCGTGACGACCAGCAGGGTATCGTTGCTGGCGACTACATCGTCGACGTGCTCAAGGGCAAGAAAGTCGCGGTGCTGCACGACAAGGACACCTACGGCCAGGGCTTGGCCGACGCGACCAAGGCGCAGCTGGAAAAGCGCGGCGTGAAGCCTGTGCTGTACGAAGGCCTGACCCGCGGCGAAAAAGACTTCAGCGCCGTGGTTACCAAGATCCGCTCCACCGGTGCCGACGTTGTCTACTTCGGCGGCCTGCACCCAGAGGCCGGCCCGCTGGTGCGCCAGCTGCGCGAGCAGGGACTGAAGGACGTCAAGTTCATGTCCGATGACGGCATCGTCACCGACGAACTGGTGTCCACTGCCGGCGGCGCGCAATACGTCGATGGCGTGTACATGACCTTCGGCGCCGACCCGCGCCTGCTGCCAGACAGCAAGGCGGTGGTGGAGGAGTTCCGCAAGGCCGGTACCGAACCTGAAGGCTACACCCTGTATGCCTACGCCTCGCTGGAAGCCTTGGCCGCTGCGTTCAACGGCGCCAAGTCGAACAAGGGCGAAGACGCGGCCAAATGGCTGAAGGCCAACCCGGTCAAGACCGTCATGGGCGAGAAGAAGTGGGACAGCAAGGGTGACCTGACCGTGTCCGACTACGTGGTCTACCAGTGGGACAAAGACGGTAAATACCACCAGCTGGAAAAACAAAAATAA
- the azu gene encoding azurin codes for MFAKAVAVSLLTLASASVFAAECSVTVESTDQMSYTTKEFTVDKSCKEFTVKLTHSGNLPKNVMGHNLVISKTADMQGIATEGMTQGIDKGYLKEDNANIIAHTAMIGAPEKETEVKFDTSKLEAGGDYSFFCTFPGHISMMKGKVVVK; via the coding sequence ATGTTTGCGAAAGCTGTAGCGGTATCCCTGCTGACCCTCGCCAGCGCCTCTGTCTTTGCAGCCGAATGCTCGGTGACTGTTGAATCGACGGACCAGATGTCCTACACCACCAAAGAATTCACCGTCGACAAGAGCTGCAAGGAATTCACCGTCAAACTGACCCACTCCGGCAACCTGCCGAAGAACGTCATGGGCCACAACCTGGTGATCAGCAAGACTGCCGACATGCAGGGCATTGCCACTGAAGGCATGACCCAGGGCATCGACAAGGGCTACCTGAAGGAAGATAACGCCAACATCATCGCCCACACCGCGATGATCGGCGCACCGGAAAAAGAGACCGAAGTGAAGTTCGACACTTCCAAGCTGGAAGCCGGTGGTGACTACAGCTTCTTCTGCACATTCCCGGGCCACATCTCGATGATGAAAGGCAAGGTTGTAGTCAAGTAA
- the pncB gene encoding nicotinate phosphoribosyltransferase: protein MSESAFAERIVHNLLDTDFYKLTMMQGVLHNYPDADVEWEFRCRNGEDLRPYLGEIRHQLELLSDLTLDDGQLAFLERISFLKPDFLRFLRLFRFNLRYVRIGIENDQLFLRLKGPWLHVILFEVPLLAIISEVRNRHLHPHMRLAEARDQLYRKFDWLRAHASDDELANLQVADFGTRRRFSSRVQEDVVRVLRDDFPARFVGTSNVDLAWKLDIKPLGTMAHEWIMAHQQLGPRLIDSQIAALDCWVREYRGLLGIALTDCITMDAFLGDFDLYFAKLFDGLRHDSGEPVAWAEKAIAHYQKLGIDPMTKTLVFSDGLNLTRSLEIFRALRGRINVSFGIGTNLTCDIPGVAPMNIVLKMTDCNGAPVAKISDEAAKTQCRDENFVAYMRHVFKVPSKE, encoded by the coding sequence ATGAGCGAGAGCGCATTCGCCGAGCGCATCGTGCACAACCTGCTCGACACTGACTTCTACAAACTCACGATGATGCAGGGCGTGTTGCACAACTACCCGGACGCCGACGTCGAATGGGAATTCCGCTGCCGTAACGGCGAGGACCTGCGCCCATACCTGGGCGAGATCCGCCACCAGCTCGAACTGCTCAGCGACCTCACCCTGGATGATGGCCAGCTGGCCTTCCTCGAACGCATCAGCTTCCTCAAGCCCGACTTCCTGCGCTTTCTGCGCCTGTTCCGCTTCAACCTTCGCTACGTGCGTATCGGCATTGAAAACGACCAGCTGTTCCTGCGCCTGAAAGGCCCGTGGCTGCATGTGATCCTGTTCGAAGTGCCACTGCTGGCCATCATCAGCGAAGTGCGCAACCGCCATCTGCACCCGCACATGCGCCTGGCCGAGGCTCGCGACCAGCTGTACCGCAAGTTCGACTGGCTGCGCGCGCATGCCAGCGATGACGAACTGGCCAACCTGCAGGTAGCCGACTTCGGCACCCGCCGGCGCTTTTCCAGCCGGGTGCAGGAAGACGTGGTGCGGGTGCTGCGCGACGACTTCCCGGCCCGCTTCGTCGGCACCAGCAACGTCGACCTGGCATGGAAACTGGATATCAAGCCGCTGGGCACCATGGCCCATGAGTGGATCATGGCTCACCAGCAACTCGGCCCGCGCCTGATCGACAGCCAGATCGCCGCGCTGGACTGCTGGGTACGCGAGTACCGCGGCCTGCTCGGCATCGCCCTGACCGACTGCATCACCATGGATGCCTTCCTCGGCGATTTCGACCTGTACTTCGCCAAGCTGTTCGACGGCCTGCGCCACGACTCGGGCGAGCCGGTGGCCTGGGCGGAGAAGGCCATTGCCCATTACCAGAAACTGGGTATCGACCCGATGACCAAGACCCTGGTGTTTTCCGACGGCCTCAACCTGACCCGCTCACTGGAGATCTTCCGTGCCCTGCGCGGTCGCATCAACGTCAGCTTTGGCATCGGCACCAACCTGACCTGCGACATACCGGGTGTGGCGCCGATGAACATCGTGCTTAAAATGACCGACTGCAACGGCGCGCCAGTGGCCAAGATCTCGGATGAGGCCGCCAAGACCCAATGCCGTGACGAGAACTTCGTCGCCTACATGCGCCACGTATTCAAAGTCCCCAGCAAGGAGTAA
- a CDS encoding RHS repeat-associated core domain-containing protein, whose amino-acid sequence MRYFYCEDTLSHIAHASTSESFFRYGRYNLSLKVQQNTQRLLSVDLFNTPLLATTPNQVVSYRYSAFGFSSPSNNEWGFKGERKDPISSGYLLGNGRRLYNPSIMRFTSPDPLSPFSKGGLNYYAFTLNDPINGSDPTGLVTQSIINFNAKLHPKKTYRGDILWQHDGITAFAEKRRTDGNLDTLYILSHGEKGVLSGNELNYSALDIFIRLNQKGIKMQGRQTHFLACYSATPEYYGGYSVADEMAKLTGVQSSGYDGPVSVADEIDKSGKFVAHRISNPINNFLFGFTATKVRGGNIRNPHKTQNTGPGGRHW is encoded by the coding sequence ATGCGATACTTTTATTGTGAAGATACATTGTCACATATTGCGCATGCCTCCACGAGCGAATCATTTTTCAGGTACGGTAGATACAACCTCTCGCTTAAAGTTCAGCAGAACACCCAGCGACTTCTGAGCGTTGATCTTTTTAACACTCCACTTCTCGCCACCACTCCAAACCAAGTTGTGTCTTACCGCTACAGCGCTTTTGGATTCAGCAGCCCCTCTAACAACGAATGGGGCTTCAAAGGTGAGCGAAAAGACCCTATCAGCAGCGGTTACCTACTCGGAAATGGTCGCAGACTCTACAACCCGTCCATCATGCGATTTACCAGCCCAGACCCCTTAAGCCCATTCTCCAAAGGTGGCCTTAACTACTACGCATTCACCCTGAACGACCCTATTAACGGCAGTGACCCCACCGGATTGGTTACTCAATCTATAATTAACTTTAATGCCAAGCTTCACCCGAAGAAAACGTATCGTGGCGATATACTGTGGCAACATGATGGGATAACTGCTTTCGCTGAAAAGCGTCGAACAGATGGCAATCTCGACACCCTTTACATCCTGAGTCACGGCGAAAAAGGTGTGTTATCGGGAAATGAACTCAACTATTCAGCTTTGGATATTTTCATCAGACTTAACCAAAAGGGTATTAAAATGCAGGGTAGACAAACACATTTTTTAGCTTGCTACTCTGCTACACCTGAGTATTACGGGGGCTATTCAGTCGCTGATGAAATGGCCAAACTAACCGGGGTACAATCCTCAGGTTACGATGGCCCCGTCTCCGTTGCCGATGAAATCGACAAGAGCGGAAAGTTTGTCGCTCACCGCATCAGCAATCCAATTAATAATTTTCTTTTCGGGTTTACCGCAACCAAAGTCAGGGGGGGCAACATTCGAAACCCCCACAAAACACAAAATACAGGGCCTGGCGGCAGACACTGGTAG
- a CDS encoding LOG family protein — MPVRSVCVFCGASIGATPAYREAAIALGQAIARRGLTLVYGGGAVGLMGTVADAAMAAGGEVIGIIPESLMNAEIGHKGLSRLEVVDGMHARKARMAELSDAFIALPGGLGTLEELFEVWTWGQLGYHAKPLGLLDVNGFYEKLGGFLDHIVEEGFVRPQHRAMLLLGQQPDALLDGMDSFVAPVVPKWVDKQPD, encoded by the coding sequence ATGCCCGTACGTTCCGTTTGTGTGTTCTGCGGCGCCAGCATCGGCGCCACCCCTGCCTACCGTGAAGCAGCCATCGCACTTGGCCAGGCCATTGCGCGCCGCGGTCTGACCCTGGTCTATGGCGGCGGCGCTGTCGGCCTGATGGGCACTGTTGCCGACGCGGCCATGGCGGCCGGTGGCGAAGTGATCGGGATCATTCCCGAAAGCCTGATGAACGCCGAAATCGGCCACAAGGGCCTCAGCCGCCTGGAAGTGGTCGACGGCATGCATGCCCGCAAGGCACGCATGGCCGAGCTTAGCGATGCCTTCATCGCCCTGCCGGGTGGGCTGGGTACGCTGGAAGAATTGTTCGAGGTATGGACCTGGGGGCAACTGGGCTATCACGCCAAGCCGCTGGGGCTGCTGGATGTGAACGGCTTCTACGAGAAACTGGGCGGGTTCCTCGACCATATCGTCGAAGAAGGCTTTGTGCGGCCGCAACATCGGGCGATGTTGCTGCTGGGGCAGCAGCCGGACGCGCTGCTGGACGGGATGGACAGTTTTGTGGCGCCGGTGGTGCCGAAGTGGGTCGACAAGCAGCCTGACTAA
- the nadE gene encoding ammonia-dependent NAD(+) synthetase has translation MQAVQQEIAQALKVQPPFADAAALEAEVARRVAFIKDCLANARLKTLVLGISGGVDSLTAALLAQRAVNELRAETGDKAYTFIAVRLPYQVQHDEHDAQACLDVIKADEVHTVDIAPAVRALAAEVVELKNGSPTLVDFVVGNVKARTRMVAQYTIAGARAGLVIGTDHAAEAVMGFFTKFGDGACDLAPLSGLVKNQVRAIARSFGAPESLVEKVPTADLEDLEPGKPDEASHGVTYQQIDAFLHGLPVDQAAFDIIVATYRKTQHKRELPFAP, from the coding sequence ATGCAAGCGGTTCAGCAAGAGATTGCCCAGGCGCTGAAGGTACAGCCGCCGTTCGCCGACGCTGCAGCGCTCGAGGCCGAAGTCGCCCGGCGTGTGGCGTTCATCAAGGATTGCCTGGCCAACGCCCGGCTCAAGACCCTGGTGCTGGGCATCAGCGGCGGTGTCGACTCGCTGACTGCCGCCTTGCTCGCCCAGCGCGCCGTGAATGAACTGCGGGCCGAAACCGGCGACAAGGCATACACCTTCATTGCCGTGCGCCTGCCCTACCAGGTGCAACATGACGAGCATGACGCCCAGGCCTGCCTGGACGTGATCAAGGCCGATGAAGTGCACACGGTGGATATCGCCCCGGCGGTGCGGGCATTGGCCGCTGAAGTGGTGGAATTGAAGAACGGCTCGCCAACGCTGGTGGACTTTGTGGTGGGCAACGTCAAGGCACGTACCCGCATGGTTGCCCAGTACACCATCGCCGGGGCCCGCGCGGGCCTGGTGATCGGTACCGACCACGCCGCCGAGGCGGTAATGGGCTTCTTTACCAAGTTTGGTGATGGTGCCTGCGACCTGGCGCCCCTGAGCGGGCTGGTGAAGAACCAGGTACGGGCGATTGCGCGCAGCTTTGGCGCACCGGAGTCACTGGTGGAGAAGGTGCCGACGGCGGACCTTGAAGACCTGGAGCCGGGCAAGCCGGACGAAGCATCCCATGGCGTGACCTACCAGCAGATCGACGCCTTCCTGCATGGGTTGCCGGTTGATCAGGCGGCGTTCGACATCATCGTCGCCACCTACCGCAAGACCCAGCACAAGCGCGAACTGCCGTTCGCCCCATAA